GCGTGACGATGAACGCCGGGCCGAACCGGCCGGCCGGCATCAGCAACCCGACCGGCCTGTCGCCACGCGGCAGCGGCGCGCCATCGACCTGCGTAATGCCGAGCTTCGCCCACGCCGACATCGGCTTGAACTGTTCCGGCCCCTCGAGCGAGCACGCGACGCCTGCCGGCACTTTCGCTTCGAGGCCCCAGCCGCGCCCGCCCTCCCAGCCGTTGCCCGCGAGATAGCGGGCGATGGAGGCGAGCGTGTCGGGCACCGATTTCCAGATATCGCGATGCCCGTCGCCGTCGCCGTCCGCCGCGAATTTCAGGAACTGCGACGGCATGAACTGCGGCTGGCCGAGCGCGCCGGCCATCGACGAGCGCATGCCGGCAACGCCGATGTCGCCGTTTTCGAGGATGACGAGCGCCGCGATGAGCTCGGCGCGGAAGAAATCGGCGCGCCGGCCCATGAAGGCTTCCGTCGCGAGCGCGCGGACGGCGGGGCGGGGCAGGGCCTCCGCACCATATCCGGTCTCCTTCGCCCAGATCGCGAGCAGGATCGCGCGCGGCACGCCGTACTGCTTCTCGATTCCTCCCAGTGTGTCCTTCCACTGCTCCAGCCGCGCCTTGCCGACGGCGGCGAGCGACGCGAGATTCTTTTCGCCGAAATAGTTGCCGGGCGACCGGAACTCATTCTGCCACTCCACCGCCGGCGGCTTGGCCTCGGTGCCGGGCGGGATGAGATCGGGCATCGTCCAGTCGAGCGTAACGCCGGCGAACGCGCGGTCGAAGGTGGCGCGCGAGACTTTCGCCGCCTTTGCCTCGGGCCACGCGGTGGCGACGATCCAGTTCTGGAACTGCACCTCGACCGCCGCGCGATCCACGGCCGCATACGCGGGCAGCGCGAACAGCGCCGCGAGCAGGAAGGCGGCGAGGCGCGCCGCCATCAGAGGTCGCCCGTCAGGATGAGAGAGACGAGCAACAGCGCGCAGTACGCGCCCCACAAAAAGATGCCGAGCGCCGGCAGCGCCAGCACGGCAACGGCGACGCGGATGGCATTGCTGGCTTCCCTGCGGATCAGCCGCCAGGCCGGCAGCAGCACCAGCGCCAGCGCCAGCGGCACGGCGATGATGACCACGATGTAGAAGCCGATCGCATCGTCGGGCAGGGTGAGGCCGACGAGCAGCACCCACATCAGCGGCGTCAGCACCGCGGCGACCACGAAGTTCGGCCAGAACTTCCGGATGCCGGGATCGAGGAATCGCTGCTGGTCGGTGCGGTATTCGCTCATCACGCCGAAGATGGCCGCTAAGGATCAATTCACGCAAGCCAATGTCGAAATCTTGACCTTTGTCGCCAAATCGGCGATTGGGGTGCCCATGACGGCACGTCGCACGATTTGTATCTCGGCGAACATTATTACCGGCTAGCAACGCGCTGGCTGAGGCCGTCCTCTCTTTGCCCATCTGAAGACGAGACGATCGCCCGGCCGGCGGGCGAGGGATTTTGTCTATGGGCCTCAGGCTCCACAACACGCTGACACGGACGAAGCAGGACTTCGTCCCGATCGATGCTGCCAACGTGCGCATGTACGTCTGCGGCCCGACGGTCTACGACTTCGCCCACATCGGCAACGCCCGGCCGCTGATCGTCTTCGACGTGCTGTTCCGTCTGCTCCGCCATCTCTATGGCGAGAAGCACGTCACTTACGTCCGCAACATCACGGACGTGGACGACAAGATCAACGCGCGCGCGGCGGAGGAATATCCGCGGCTGCCGCTGAACGACGCCATCCGGCAGGTGACGGAGAAGACCACGGCGCAGTTCCACGCCGACGTCGACGCGCTGGGCTGCCTGCGCCCGACGCACGAGCCGCGCGCCACCGACTACGTCGAGCGCGAGAGGGCGCCGACCGACATGCTGCGCCTCATCGCCGACCTCATCGCCAACGGCCACGCCTACGCCGCCGAGGGCCACGTCCTGTTCGACGTGCCCTCGATGCCCGACTACGGCAAGCTCTCCAACCGCACGCTCGATGACATGATCGCCGGCGCCCGCGTCGAGGTCGCGCCCTACAAGCGCGACCCGATGGATTTTGTCTTGTGGAAGCC
The sequence above is drawn from the Bauldia sp. genome and encodes:
- a CDS encoding lytic murein transglycosylase, whose amino-acid sequence is MAARLAAFLLAALFALPAYAAVDRAAVEVQFQNWIVATAWPEAKAAKVSRATFDRAFAGVTLDWTMPDLIPPGTEAKPPAVEWQNEFRSPGNYFGEKNLASLAAVGKARLEQWKDTLGGIEKQYGVPRAILLAIWAKETGYGAEALPRPAVRALATEAFMGRRADFFRAELIAALVILENGDIGVAGMRSSMAGALGQPQFMPSQFLKFAADGDGDGHRDIWKSVPDTLASIARYLAGNGWEGGRGWGLEAKVPAGVACSLEGPEQFKPMSAWAKLGITQVDGAPLPRGDRPVGLLMPAGRFGPAFIVTPNFYVLKRYNNSDLYGLYIGNLADRIAGVGAAFVAPWGRVGGFERGDVKAMQDALVRDGYDVGNADGLVGFKTRIAIGLWQAKHGEAETCFPDANHVKNIR